Below is a window of Candidatus Hydrogenedens sp. DNA.
TTCACTGTCTTATTAATTTTTTAATATTTTAATATCATAATGGGAAAATTTGATATAATTAGTTTCTCTTTATTATCCCCCATGAAACCAAACAATAATTTTATATGGAGTGTTTTTATGTCAGAACATCAAAGTTTTTTACCTGGGACAGAAATAGAAATTGTAAATCCCAATGTCGAATTAGGAAAGATTAAACATGTTCTCTTTGATTTTGATGGAACAATCAGTTTGCTTCGGGAAGGCTGGCAAAATATTATGGGTCCTATGTGTGTTGAAATGATATGTGGAGAACATGAGCCTACTCCGGAAATTGAGAAAGAAGTTGCAGATATGATTGATGAAACAACCGGAATACAGACCATTTTCCAGATGCAACGATTGGTAGAAATGGTTAAAGCACATGGCTTGGTGCCAGCAGATAAAATTTTAGATGAATGGGGTTATAAAGCCATCTATAATGAGAGACTACTTATGCCCGTTCGGGAACGGATACAAAAATTAAAAAATGGAGAGGTAACATTAGAACAAATGACTGTTCGAAAAGTGTTTTCTTTTTTAGATGAATTAAAGAAAAGAAATGTTACTATGTATGTATTTAGTGGCACAGATAGAGAAGATGTGCAACACGAAGCAAGTGTATTAGGTGCAGATAAATATTTTGCGGAGATATGGGGAGCATTACCCAGTATTGAGGAATATTCAAAAGAAAAAGTAATTCGTGAAATTATTTCTACTCATAATCTGCATGGACCGGAAGTTATGGCTGTTGGCGATGGACCTGTGGAATTACGAAATGTCAAAGAACAGGGGGGAATTGCTTTAGGTGTGGCTTCTGATGAGAAAAAAGGATACGGTTGGGATATGCACAAGAGAAAAAGATTGTTGCGGGCAGGTGCTGATATTCTTATCCCCGATTTCAGTGAATACGATAAACTCATAAAATACCTATTTTGTGA
It encodes the following:
- a CDS encoding HAD family hydrolase, whose protein sequence is MSEHQSFLPGTEIEIVNPNVELGKIKHVLFDFDGTISLLREGWQNIMGPMCVEMICGEHEPTPEIEKEVADMIDETTGIQTIFQMQRLVEMVKAHGLVPADKILDEWGYKAIYNERLLMPVRERIQKLKNGEVTLEQMTVRKVFSFLDELKKRNVTMYVFSGTDREDVQHEASVLGADKYFAEIWGALPSIEEYSKEKVIREIISTHNLHGPEVMAVGDGPVELRNVKEQGGIALGVASDEKKGYGWDMHKRKRLLRAGADILIPDFSEYDKLIKYLFCET